In the Ferribacterium limneticum genome, CCAGGTAGTCAATAAGGGCGAAAAGATCGTTGAAGGCGAACCGGATCCGCACGATATCCTGCGTTTGCAGGGGGTTGAGGCGCTGGCCCGCTACATCACCGACGAAGTTCAGGACGTTTATCGTCTGCAGGGCGTGAAGATCAACGACAAGCACATTGAAGTGATCGTCCGTCAGATGCTGCGTCGGGTGACCATCGTCGAGCCGGGCGATACCAAGTTCATCAAGTCCGAGCAAGTCGAACGAGCCGAACTGCTGGCTGAGAATGATCGCGCCAATGCCGAGGGCAAGCTCCCGGCAACGATCGAACACATGCTGCTGGGTATTACCAAGGCATCGCTGTCGACCGACTCGTTCATCTCTGCTGCGTCCTTCCAGGAAACAACGCGTGTGCTGACCGAGGCTGCCATCATGGGCAAGCGCGACGAGCTGCGTGGTCTCAAGGAAAACGTCATCGTCGGACGCCTCATCCCGGCGGGTACCGGTCTGGCTTACCACCGTAGCCGCAAGGCTCAGTTGGCGGGCGAAGACATTGCGGCCTCCCGTCCGATCGAAGAGGCAACTGCCGAAAACGCAACACAGGACGCCGCTCAGGGCCTGTGATCCGTCTTGCAACCCCCGTGCCACGTTGACACGGGGGTTGATCAGCCATAGAATTTATGGTCTTTGTCGGCAGAGGCTAATCATTGTCTCTGCTTTGGATAACAAAATTGCCGTCGTGCACCATTTTTCGGTGCCCGGCTGTTGAAGGAAGTTTGATATGCCGACCATCAACCAGCTCGTGCGCAAACCGCGCGTAGCCGAAAAGGCCAAGAGCAAGGTTCCTGCTCTGGAAAAGTGCCCGCAGAAGCGTGGCGTCTGCACCCGTGTTTATACCACCACCCCGAAGAAGCCGAACTCCGCGCTCCGTAAGGTTTGCAAGGTTCGTCTGACGAATGGCTTCGAAGTCATTTCGTACATCGGCGGTGAAGGCCACAACCTGCAGGAGCACTCTGTGGTCCTGATTCGTGGTGGTCGTGTCAAGGACTTGCCGGGTGTGCGCTATCACACCGTGCGTGGCTCCCTGGATACGCAGGGCGTCAAGGATCGTAAGCAATCCCGTTCCAAGTACGGCGCCAAGCGTCCGAAGGCTGCTTAATTCTTAAGTGGCTTAAGTAAGTGGTCGCTCTGTTGGGCGGCTGAGAGGGCCGGGTGGGTGAAAACCCCTTCCCGGCTTTTCAACTGAATCGTGTTTAATTGAGGTTAATATGCCCCGTCGTCGTGAAGTACCCAAGCGTGACATTCTGCCGGATCCGAAGTTCGGCAACGTTGAAGTCTCCAAGTTCGTTAACGCCATCATGCAAAGCGGCAAGAAGTCCGTTGCTGAGCGCATCGTTTATGGTGCTTTCGATATCATCACCACCAAGGGTGGCAAGGATCCTCTCGAAGTCTTCAGCGCTGCCATGAGCAACGTGAAGCCGATGGTCGAAGTCAAGTCCCGTCGTGTTGGTGGTGCAAACTATCAAGTTCCGGTTGAAGTGCGCCCGGCTCGTCGCGCCGCGCTGGCAATGCGCTGGCTGCGTGAGTCCGCCCGCAAGCGTTCTGAGAAGTCCATGGGTCAGCGTCTGGCTGCTGAAATGCTGGAGGCTGCTGAAAATCGCGGTGGCGCTGTCAAGAAGCGCGACGAAGTGCACCGCATGGCTGAAGCCAACAAGGCCTTCGCTCACTTCCGCTTCTAATTTTCAAAGGGCTTTAACGTGGCACGTAAAACTCCCATCGAGCGCTACCGCAATATCGGTATCAGCGCGCACATCGACGCCGGCAAGACGACGACGACTGAACGTATTCTTTACTACACCGGTGTTAATCACAAGATCGGTGAAGTTCATGACGGCGCTGCCACCATGGACTGGATGGAGCAGGAGCAGGAGCGTGGTATTACTATTACCTCCGCTGCGACCACCTGTTTCTGGAGTGGTATGGACAAGCAGTTCCAGCCGCACCATATCAACATCATCGACACCCCGGGTCACGTTGACTTCACTATCGAAGTTGAGCGTTCCATGCGTGTTCTTGATGCTGCCTGCATGGTTTACTGTGCGGTTGGTGGTGTTCAGCCGCAGTCTGAGACTGTTTGGCGTCAGGCCAACAAGTACGGCGTGCCGCGTCTGGCCTTCGTGAACAAGATGGACCGTTCCGGTGCCAACTTCTTCAAGGTCGTTGACCAGCTCAAGCTGCGTCTGAAAGCGAATCCGGTGCCTATCGTCATTCCTATTGGCGCCGAAGACAAGTTCGAAGGTGTGGTTGACCTGATCAAGATGAAGGCAATCTACTGGGATGAGGCTTCTCAGGGCATGAAGTACGATGCTCGCGAAATCCCGGCCGAGCTGGCTGATGATGCCGCCACCTGGCGCGAACAGATGGTCGAAGCTGCTGCCGAAGCCTCTGAAGATCTGATGAACAAGTACCTCGAAGAGGGTGAGCTTTCTGAGGCTGACATTATTCTTGGTCTGCGTACCCGCACCATTGCCTGTGAAATCCAGCCGATGCTTTGCGGTACCGCCTTCAAGAACAAGGGCGTTCAGAAGATGCTCGACGCTGTTATCGAGCTGCTGCCGTCGCCGGTTGATATTCCGCCGGTCAAGGGTATTCTCGAGAACGACTCCGAAGGTGAGCGTCGCGCAGCTGACGACGAGGCGTTCTCGGCTCTGGCATTCAAGATCATGACTGACCCGTTTGTCGGTCAGTTGATCTTCTTCCGTGTTTACTCCGGTGTTATCAACTCCGGTGACACTGTTTACAACCCGGTTAAGGGTCGTAAGGAGCGTCTCGGCCGTATCCTTCAGATGCACGCCAACCAGCGTGAGGAAATCAAGGAAGTGCGCGCTGGTGACATCGCTGCCGCCGTGGGTCTGAAAGAAGCAACCACCGGCGATACGCTGTGTGATCCGCAAAAGGTTATTACCCTTGAGCGTATGGTTTTCCCAGAGCCGGTGATTCACGTTGCCGTCGAGCCGAAGACCAAGGCTGACCAGGAAAAGATGGGTCTGGCGCTGGGTCGTCTGGCTCAGGAGGATCCGTCCTTCCGTGTGCGTACTGACGAAGAATCCGGCCAAACCATCATTTCCGGTATGGGTGAACTGCACCTGGAAATTCTGGTTGACCGCATGCGTCGCGAATTCAACGTTGACGCCTCCGTTGGTGCGCCTCAGGTTGCTTATCGTGAGTGCATCAAGAAGTCTGTCGAGCAGGAAGGTAAGTTCGTCAAGCAGTCTGGCGGTCGCGGTCAGTTCGGTCACGTCTGGCTCAAGATTGAGCCGAACGAAGCCGGCAAGGGCTACGAATTCATCGACGCCATCAAGGGCGGTGTGGTTCCCCGTGAATTCATTCCGGCGGTTGACAAAGGTCTGCGCGATGCAGTGACCAGTGGTGTTCTGGCTGGCTTCCCGGTAGTCGATGTCAAATTCACCCTGTTTGATGGTTCCTACCACGACGTTGACTCCAACGAAAATGCCTTCCGTATGGCCGCTTCGATGGCCTTCAAGGAAGGTATGAAGAAGGCTAGTCCGACCCTGCTCGAGCCGATGATGGCGGTTGAGGTTGAAACGCCTGAGGAATACATGGGCAACGTTATGGGCGACCTTTCGTCCCGTCGCGGCATCGTGCAGGGCATGGAAGATCAGGTTGGCGGCATCAAGGTCGTCAAGGCTGAGGTTCCTCTGTCCGAGATGTTTGGTTACTCGACTTCCGTGCGCTCCCTGTCGCAAGGTCGCGCTACCTACTCGATGGAATTCAAGCACTACACCGAAGCGCCGAAGAACGTCGCTGAGGCCGTCATTAACAAGAAGTAATCTGGAGAGCTGATAATGGCTAAGGAAAAATTCGCGCGTACGAAACCGCACGTAAACGTTGGTACGATTGGTCACGTTGACCACGGCAAGACGACGCTGACGGCTGCGATCACCACGGTGCTGTCCGCCAAGTTCGGTGGTGCTGCCAAGAAATATGACGAAATCGACGCTGCGCCGGAAGAAAAGGCCCGCGGTATCACGATTAATACTGCTCACGTCGAATACGAAACCGCCAACCGTCACTACGCCCACGTTGACTGCCCGGGTCACGCTGACTACGTCAAGAACATGATTACCGGTGCTGCCCAGATGGACGGCGCCATCCTCGTCTGTTCCGCTGCTGACGGCCCGATGCCGCAAACCCGCGAACACATCCTGCTCGCCCGTCAAGTTGGCGTGCCGTACGTGCTCGTGTTCATGAACAAGTGCGACATGGTTGACGACGCCGAACTGCTCGAACTGGTCGAAATGGAACTGCGCGAGCTGCTCTCCAAGTACGACTTCCCGGGCGACGACACCCCGATCATTCACGGCTCCGCCCTGAAGGCCCTCGAAGGCGACCAATCCGAAATCGGCGAACCGTCGATCTTCCGTCTGGCAGATGCCCTGGACACCTACATCCCTGATCCTGAGCGTGCCATCGATCAGCCGTTCCTGATGCCGGTTGAAGACGTCTTCTCCATCTCTGGTCGCGGTACCGTCGTGACCGGTCGTGTTGAGCGTGGCATCGTCAAGGTTGGCGAAGAAATCGAAATCGTCGGCATCCGCCCGACCGTCAAGACCATCTGTACCGGTGTTGAAATGTTCCGCAAGCTGCTCGACCAAGGTCAGGCTGGCGACAACATTGGCGCCCTGCTACGTGGTACCAAGCGTGAAGACGTCGAGCGTGGCCAGGTGCTGTGCAAGCCGGGTTCTGTCAAGCCGCATACCCACTTCACCTCCGAAGTGTACATCCTGTCCAAGGATGAAGGCGGCCGTCACACCCCGTTCTTCAATGGTTACCGTCCGCAGTTCTACTTCCGCACGACCGACGTCACTGGTTCCATCGAGCTGCCGGAAGGCACCGAAATGGTCATGCCGGGCGACAACATCGCCATGACGATCAAGCTGATTGCACCGATCGCCATGGAAGAAGGTCTGCGCTTCGCCATCCGTGAAGGCGGTCGTACCGTCGGCGCCGGCGTCGTCGCCAAGATCATCGAGTAATCGTTCTTTTTGAAAATCGGGGTAGGTAGATTGCCTACCCCATCGTTCTTTGGAAGCCAAAAATGCAAAGCCAAAAAATCCGTATCCGTCTGAAGGCCTTCGACTATCGCCTGATCGATCAATCCGCTCAGGAAATCGTTGAAACCGCCAAGCGTACCGGTGCTGTCGTTCGTGGTCCCGTTCCGCTGCCAACCCGCAAGCAGCGTTTCGATATCCTGCGTTCGCCGCACGTCAATAAGGCTTCCCGCGATCAGCTCGAAATTCGTACCCATCTGCGTCTGATGGATATCGTTGATCCGACCGACAAGACAGTCGATGCGCTGATGAAGCTGGATCTACCGGCTGGTGTCGACGTCGAAATCAAGTTGCAGTAATAGTAGTTCGCGGATATAATCCGCGCCTTTCGGGGGTGGCCGGCGACGGCTGCCCATTTGTTGTTTTACATCGACCGGCCAATCGCAGCCGGCGATGAGGAGAATAACCATGAGTCTAGGCCTTGTTGGTCGCAAGGTTGGCATGACTCGCATTTTTGCCGAGGATGGCGCGTCCATTCCGGTAACTGTGCTTGACGTGTCAAACAACCGCGTGACCCAAGTCAAAACGCCGGAGATCGATGGCTACGCAGCCATTCAGGTCGCATTCGGCAAGCGCCGTGCCTCGCGCGTTTCCAAGCCCCTGGCTGGCCATCTGGCCAAGGCGGGTGTGGAAGCCGGGCATGTGCTCAAGGAATTCCAGATCGAAGCTGATCAACTAGCTAGTTTCAAGGCCGGTGATCAGGTTGCTGTCACCATTTTTGCCGAAGGGCAAAAAGTTGATGTGACCGGTACCTCGATCGGTAAGGGTTTCCAGGGTGGTATCAAGCGCCACAATTTCAGTTCCAACCGTGCTTCCCATGGTAACTCGCTGTCGCATAACGCGCCGGGTTCCATTGGTATGGCGCAGGATCCGGGTCGTGTTTTCCCGGGCAAGCGCATGGCTGGTCATCTGGGTGATGTTCAGTCCACGATGCAGGGACTGACGATTGTTCGCGTTGATGCCGATCGCCAGCTGTTGCTGGTCAAGGGTGCCGTTCCCGGCGCCAAGGGTTCCGACGTCGTTGTGCGTCCGGCGGTCAAGGCTTAAGGGGGCGACATGGAACTCAAGGTTATTAACGAACAAGGTCAGGAAGCAGCGAAGCTGCAGGCTTCCGATGTGCTGTTCGGTCGCGACTTTAACGAAGCGTTGGTACATCAGATCGTCGTTGCCTATCAGGCAAACGCCCGTTCTGGCGACCGTCAGCAGAAAGATCGCTCCGAAGTCCGTCACACCACCACCAAGCCGTGGCGTCAGAAGGGCACTGGTCGTGCTCGTGCTGGTTCCAATGGCAGCCCGCTGTGGCGCGGAGGCGGTCGGATTTTCCCGAACTCTCCTGAAGAAAACTTCAGCCAGAAGGTTAACAAGAAGATGTTCCGCGCCGGTATGGCTGCGATCCTCTCTGAGTTGGCTCGTCAGGACCGCCTCGTCGTTATCGACGATCTGTCCATTGATGCGCCCAAGACCAAGCTATTCACGCAGAAGCTGAAGGGCATGGGTCTTGAAGGCAATCTTCTGGTCATCACTGACGCGCTGAACGAAAATCTGTATCTCTCGTCGCGCAACCTGCCTAACGTTCTGGTTCTCGAAGCTCAGGAAGCTGATCCGGTTTCTCTGGTCCGCTTCGCCAAGGTTCTGGTTACCAAGAATGCCGTGGCCAAGTTCGAGGAGATGTGGGGATGAATCAAGAGCGTCTGATGCAGGTGCTGCTGGCACCGCAAATCTCCGAGAAGGCAACTTATGTTGCTGACAAGTATGAGCAAGTGATCTTCCGCGTTGCATCTGATGCAACCAAGCCGGAAATCAAGGCTGCTGTCGAGCTGCTCTTCAAGGTGGAAGTCGAAGGTGTTCAGGTTTCCAACGTGAAGGGCAAGGTTAAGCGCTTCAAGGGTGCAACCGGTCGTCGTAAGGGCTGGAAGAAAGCCTACGTGAGCCTCAAACCGGGTCAGGAAATCAATTTCGTTGAAGGGGGGAATGCGTAATGGCACTCGTTAAAGTCAAGCCGACTTCCCCTGGTCGTCGCGCCGTTGTTCAGGTCGTAAACGCCAACCTTCACAAAGGCAAGCCGTTTGCTGCGCTGGTTGAAGCCAAGTCTGGCAATGCTGGTCGCAACAACAACGGTCGCATCACCGTACGTCATCAGGGTGGTGGTCACAAGCAGGCCTATCGTGTTATCGATTTCAAGCGCAATAAGGACGGGATTCCCGCCAAGGTTGAGCGTCTGGAATACGATCCGAACCGTACTGCGAATATTGCGCTGCTTTGTTATGCCGACGGTGAGCGTCGCTACATCATCGCCAACAAGGGTATGGTGGTTGGTCAGCCGATCATGAGCGGTTCGGAAGCGCCGATCAAATCGGGTAATGCTCTGCCGATCCGCAATATTCCGGTTGGTACGACCATTTGCTGTGTTGAGATGTTGCCAGGCAAGGGCGCGCAGATTGCTCGTTCGGCCGGTACTTCCGTCCAGTTGCTGGCTCGCGAAGGTGCATATGCTCAGATTCGCCTTCGCTCCGGTGAGGTGCGCCGTGTGCACGTCGAGTGCCGCGCTACCATCGGTGAAGTGGGTAACGAAGAGCATAACCTGCGCAAGTTCGGTAAAGCCGGTGCGATGCGTTGGCGTGGTATTCGTCCGACCGTCCGTGGTACTGCCATGAACCCTGTGGATCACCCGCACGGTGGTGGTGAAGGCCGTACTGGCGAAGGCCGCGTGCCGGTTAATCCGTGGGGTCAGCCCACCAAGGGTTACCGCACCCGCAGCAACAAGCGCACGAACAGCATGATCGTTCAGCGCCGTCATAAGCGTTAAGGGGTAGGAAATGGGACGTTCTCTCAAAAAGGGCCCGTTTGTTGATGCGCACCTGATCGACAAAGTCGAAGCAGTTCGCGCTACCAGCGACAAGCGCCCGATCAAGACCTGGTCGCGTCGTTCGACGATCCTCCCCGAGTTCATCGGCCTGACGATTGCGGTCCACAATGGCAAGCAGCATATTCCGGTGTTCGTCACCGAAAATATGGTCGGTCACAAGCTCGGCGAGTTCTCGCTGACCCGTACGTTCAAGGGTCACACCGCCGGCAAGAAGGCCAAGAAGTAAGGAGCTGACATGGAAACTCGTGCAAGTCTGCGAGGCGTACGCCTCTCTGCGCAAAAGGGCCGCTTGGTTGCGGATCTGGTGCGCGGCAAGCCGGTTGGTCAGGCTCTCAACATCCTGGCTTTCTGCCCCAAAAAGGGCGCCGGTATCGTCAAAAAAGTGCTGGAGTCGGCAATCGCCAACGCCGAGCACAACGATGGTGCTGATATCGATGAGCTGACGGTGAAAACCATCTACGTCGAAAAAGGCATGGTGCTGAAGCGTTTTACCGCCCGCGCCAAGGGTCGTGGCAATCGGATCATCAAGCCGACCTGCCATATCTATCTGACCGTTGGTAACTAAGGAAGAGCCATGGGACAGAAAATTCATCCGACTGGCTTCCGCCTGGCAGTCACCAAAAACTGGAGTTCACGCTGGTACGCTAACAGCAAAGACTTCCCGGGTATGCTGAACGAAGACATCAAAGTTCGCGAATACCTGAAGCGTAAGCTTGCTCACGCTTCGGTTGGTCGTGTTCTGATTGAGCGTCCGGCCAAGAATGCCCGCGTCACCGTTTACTCCGCCCGCCCGGGTGTGGTTATCGGCAAGAAGGGCGAGGATATTGAACAACTGCGTTCGGATCTTCAGCGCATCATGGGCGTTCCCGTCCATGTTTCGATCGAAGAAATCCGCAAGCCGGAAATCGATGCCCAGCTAATCGCTGATTCAATTGCCCAGCAGCTCGAAAAGCGCATCATGTTCCGTCGCGCCATGAAGCGTGCGATGCAGAACGCCATGCGCCTCGGTGCCCAGGGCATCAAGGTCATGAGCGCCGGTCGTCTGAACGGTGCCGAAATTGCTCGTAGTGAATGGTATCGCGAAGGTCGTGTGCCCCTGCACACCCTGCGCGCCGACATCGACTACGCAACTTCGGAAGCGCTGACCACGTACGGAATCATTGGTATCAAGGTCTGGGTTTACAAGGGTGACATGCTTGACCGTAATGAGCAGCCGGCAGTTGAAGAGCCGGTAGCTGATGACCGTCGTCCGCGTCGCGCTCCTGGCAAGCCCGAAGGCGACAGGCCACGTACCCGCACGGTAAAGAAGACCGATGGTACGGTTGATCCGGCCAAGCGCGTAAGAAAGGCAGGTGCTTAACATGCTGCAACCTAACCGTCGCAAGTTCCGCAAGGAGCACAAGGGCCGCAATGAAGGTCTGGCGACTCGTGGCACGAAGGTTTCCTTCGGTGAGTGGGGTCTCAAGGCGATCGGTCGTGGTCGTCTGACGGCTCGTCAGATCGAAGCGGCTCGTCGCGCCATGACCCGTCATATCAAACGGGGCGGTCGCATCTGGATCCGTATCTTCCCGGACAAGCCGATTTCTAAGAAACCGGCCGAAGTTCGTATGGGTAACGGTAAGGGTAATCCGGAATATTGGGTTGCCGAGATCCAGCCCGGCAAGGTTCTGTACGAAATGGATGGTGTCAATGAAGCGCTGGCTCGTGAGGCATTTGCCCTTGCTGCGGCCAAGCTGCCGATTCCCACCACCTTCGTGACTCGTCATCTGGGGTAATCATGAAAGCTAGTGAACTGAGAACCAAGAGCGTGGACGAGCTCAAAAAGGAATTGCTGGACCTGTTGAAGGCCCAGTTCGGTCTGCGTATGCAACTTGCTACCCAGCAGTTGTCCAATACCAGCCAAATGTCCAAGGTGCGCCGCGACATCGCTCGCGTTCGCACGCTTATCCGTGAAAAGGCGGTGCAGCAATGAGCGAATCCTCCAGTAGCAAACGTACTCTCATTGGTCGCGTTGTCAGCGACAAGATGGAAAAGACGGTTACCGTCCTCGTTGAGCGTAAGGTCAAGCACCCTATGTATGGCAAGGTGATGGTTCGTTCGAAGAAGTACCATGCCCATAACGAAGGCAATTCGGCCAAGGCCGGTGATCTCGTTGAGATTGTCGAAACCCGTCCGGTTTCCCGTACCAAGACTTGGGCTGTGACCAGCGTTCTGGAAAAAGCGATCGTTGTATAACGAAAGTTTTTAAAAACGCTTGCGCAGTGATCAAAGAAGCCGGTATAATCCGGCTTCTTTTTTGCGACTGCCGTCCTGGTGGTTGCGAAGTTGTTCGACCCGTACGGGTTCCAAGACTGACCGCCTGGGCGGATTAAGTTGGAGTTTATTTAAATGATTCAGATGCAGACGACTCTGGATGTCGCCGATAACACCGGCGCGCGTTCAGTAATGTGTATCAAAGTGCTGGGTGGATCCAGGCGCCGTTATGCGGGCATTGGTGACATCATCAAGGTTAGCATCAAGGATGCTGCCCCGCGCGGTCGTGTCAAGAAGGGTGATGTATATAACGCCGTGGTGGTTCGTACTGCCAAGGGTGTTCGTCGTCCGGATGGCTCGCTGGTGCGCTTTGATGGCAATGCCGCAGTCCTTCTCAACAACAAGCTCGAGCCGATCGGCACGCGCATCTTTGGCCCGGTTACGCGCGAACTGCGTACCGAGCGCTTCATGAAGATCGTGTCGCTGGCGCCGGAAGTGCTGTAAGGAACGGATGATGGAAAAAATTCGCAAAGGCGACGAAATCGTCGTCATTACAGGTAAAGACAAGGGCAAACGCGGCACCGTGCTGCGCCGTGTCGATGATGAGCATGTGCTTGTCGAGGGTGTCAATCGTGCCAAAAAGCACGTTAAGCCGAACCCGGTCAAGGGTGTAGCTGGTGGCATCGTGGACAAAGACATGCCTATCCATATCTCCAATGTTGCGCTGTTCAATCCGGCGACCAAGAAGGCTGACCGTGTCGGCATCAAGGCGCTCGAGGATGGCCGCAAGGTTCGCGTGTTCAAGTCGAACGGCGAACTGGTAAACGCATAAGGGGTGGTCATGGCGCGTTTGCAACAGTTTTACAAGGACACTATTGTTTCCGATCTGGTCAAACAGTTCAGCTACAAGTCCGTGATGGAAGTTCCGCGTATCACCAAAATTACCCTGAATATGGGTGTTGGCGAGGCGGTTGCTGACAAGAAAGTTCTGGAAAATGCCGTTGGTGACATGCAGAAGATCGCAGGTCAAAAGCCGGTTACCACGAAGGCTCGCAAGTCGATCGCCGGCTTCAAGATTCGTGATGGTTATCCGATCGGTTGCATGGTCACCCTGCGTGGTCCTCGCATGTTCGAATTCCTGGATCGTCTGGTGACCATCGCCCTGCCGCGTGTTCGCGACTTCCGTGGTATTTCTGGCAAGGGTTTTGACGGCCAGGGTAACTACAACATGGGTGTCAAAGAGCAGATCATTTTCCCGGAAATTGAGTACGACAAGATCGATGCTCTGCGGGGTATGAATATCAGTATCACCACGACCGCGAAGACCGATGCAGAAGCCAAGGCTCTGCTGGCGGCCTTCAAGTTCCCGTTCAAGAATTGAGGCAATCATGGCAAAACTTGCTCTGATCAACCGCGAAGAGAAGCGCCGCAAGATGGTGGCTCAGTACGCTAAGAAGCGCGCTGCCCTGGAGGCGATCATCACCAACGTGAGCCTGTCTGACGAGGAGCGTTATGAAGCCCGTCTGAAATTCCAGGCCCTGCCGCGCAATTCCAGTCCGTCCCGTCTGCGCAATCGCTGCCAGCTGACTGGCCGTCCGCGTGGTGTTTTCCGTAAATTCGGTCTGTGCCGTAACAAGATCCGTGAGCTGGCCTTCAATGGCGAGATCCCGGGTATTGTTAAAGCCAGCTGGTAATCAGGAGATTCAGAAATGGCTATGAGCGATCCGATCGCGGACATGCTGACTCGCATCCGCAACGCCCAGCTCGCCGAAAAGGCGTCTGTCTCCATGCCCTCGTCCAAGGTCAAAGTGGCTATCGCTGCCGTGCTCAAGGATGAAGGCTACGTCGAAGATTTTGCAGTTCGTCAGGCTGACGGCAAGGCAACTCTCGAAATCGCACTCAAGTATTACGCCGGTCGCCCGGTTATTGAGCGCATCGAGCGTATTTCTAAGCCCGGTCTGCGTATCTACAAAGGCTGCGACGATATTCCGCGTGTCATGAATGGTCTTGGTGTGGCCATCGTTTCTACCCCGAAGGGCGTCATGACTGACCGCAAGGCTCGCGCCAGCAAGGTTGGCGGCGAAGTCCTTTGCATCGTGGCGTAAGGAGCGAAGCATGTCTCGTATTGGTAAGAATCCCGTAGTGCTGCCCGCCGGTGTTGAAGTCACCGTCGGTGAGCAGATCGTTGTCAAGGGACCGTTGGGTTCCCTGAAGACGGCCGCTCATTCAGCAGTCAATGTTGCCGTAGAAGGCCAGAACGTTACCGTTTCCAAGGTCGCTGGTGTAGCTAATGCTGCCGCCATGTGGGGCACCATGCGTGCCAACCTGAACAACATGGTGACCGGCGTTTCGAAGGGCTTCGAACGTAAGCTGCAGCTGGTTGGCGTGGGCTACCGTGCCCAGGCTCAGGGCGATACCCTGAATCTGTCGCTCGGCTTTTCCCATCCCGTGGCTCACAAGATGCCCGCCGGTGTGAAAGTCGAGTGTCCGACCCAGACCGAAATCCTGATCAAGGGTTCGGACAAGCAGCAAGTCGGTCAGGTTGCCGCCGAGATTCGTGCATATCGCAAGCCGGAGCCCTATAAGGGTAAGGGCGTTCGTTATGCCGATGAAGTGGTGGTTATCAAGGAAACCAAGAAGAAGTAAGGGTGGCATATGTTTAACAAGAAGCAAGCGCGTCTGCGCCGTGCCCGCAAAACCCGGGCCAAAATCGCCGAGCTCAAAGCTGTCCGTTTGTGCGTTAATCGTACGAACTGCCACATTTACGCCCAGATCATTTCGCCTTGCGGCGGTAAGGTTCTGGCTTCGGCTTCCACGCTGGACACCGATGTCCGTAAGGATGTTGCGAACGGCGGTAACAAGGCTGCTGCCACTACCGTTGGCAAGCTGATTGCCGAGCGCGCCAAGGCCGCCGGTATTGAGCAGGTAGCCTTTGACCGTTCCGGTCTCCAGTACCACGGACGTATTCAGGCGTTGGCGGAAGCCGCGCGTGAAGGCGGCCTGAAGTTCTAACCGACGGCAAAAGGACGAGGTTAAGAAATGGCTAAACCTGAAAGAAACAAGAAGCCGCAACAGGCTGAAGAGCGCGATGATGGCATGCGCGAGAAGATGGTTGCGGTTAACCGTGTTACCAAGGTTGTAAAGGGCGGCCGGATTCTCGGTTTTGCAGCCCTGACCGTGGTTGGTGACGGTGACGGTGGCATTGGCATGGGCAAGGGCAAGTCCCGCGAAGTGCCGGTTGCTGTCCAGAAGGCAATGGAAGAGGCTCGTCGCAAGATGGCCAAGGTCAGCCTGAAGAGCGGTACCGTTCATCACACCGTGATGGGTCGTCATGGTGCTACTACCGTGATGATTCAACCGGCTCCCGAAGGTACCGGCATTATCGCTGGCGGCGCAATGCGTGCTGTCTTCGAAGTCGTTGGTGTCACCAACGTGGTTGCCAAGGCTCACGGTTCGACCAATCCCTACAACATCGTGCGTGCCACCATCGACGGCCTGTCGAAGGTGAATACGCCAGCCGAAATCGCCGCCAAGCGTGGTCTTTCGGTGGATCAGATCCAGGGGTAAGTCATGGCTGACAAGAAAATCAAAGTGACGCT is a window encoding:
- the rpsL gene encoding 30S ribosomal protein S12, producing the protein MPTINQLVRKPRVAEKAKSKVPALEKCPQKRGVCTRVYTTTPKKPNSALRKVCKVRLTNGFEVISYIGGEGHNLQEHSVVLIRGGRVKDLPGVRYHTVRGSLDTQGVKDRKQSRSKYGAKRPKAA
- the rpsG gene encoding 30S ribosomal protein S7; translated protein: MPRRREVPKRDILPDPKFGNVEVSKFVNAIMQSGKKSVAERIVYGAFDIITTKGGKDPLEVFSAAMSNVKPMVEVKSRRVGGANYQVPVEVRPARRAALAMRWLRESARKRSEKSMGQRLAAEMLEAAENRGGAVKKRDEVHRMAEANKAFAHFRF
- the fusA gene encoding elongation factor G, giving the protein MARKTPIERYRNIGISAHIDAGKTTTTERILYYTGVNHKIGEVHDGAATMDWMEQEQERGITITSAATTCFWSGMDKQFQPHHINIIDTPGHVDFTIEVERSMRVLDAACMVYCAVGGVQPQSETVWRQANKYGVPRLAFVNKMDRSGANFFKVVDQLKLRLKANPVPIVIPIGAEDKFEGVVDLIKMKAIYWDEASQGMKYDAREIPAELADDAATWREQMVEAAAEASEDLMNKYLEEGELSEADIILGLRTRTIACEIQPMLCGTAFKNKGVQKMLDAVIELLPSPVDIPPVKGILENDSEGERRAADDEAFSALAFKIMTDPFVGQLIFFRVYSGVINSGDTVYNPVKGRKERLGRILQMHANQREEIKEVRAGDIAAAVGLKEATTGDTLCDPQKVITLERMVFPEPVIHVAVEPKTKADQEKMGLALGRLAQEDPSFRVRTDEESGQTIISGMGELHLEILVDRMRREFNVDASVGAPQVAYRECIKKSVEQEGKFVKQSGGRGQFGHVWLKIEPNEAGKGYEFIDAIKGGVVPREFIPAVDKGLRDAVTSGVLAGFPVVDVKFTLFDGSYHDVDSNENAFRMAASMAFKEGMKKASPTLLEPMMAVEVETPEEYMGNVMGDLSSRRGIVQGMEDQVGGIKVVKAEVPLSEMFGYSTSVRSLSQGRATYSMEFKHYTEAPKNVAEAVINKK
- the tuf gene encoding elongation factor Tu; its protein translation is MAKEKFARTKPHVNVGTIGHVDHGKTTLTAAITTVLSAKFGGAAKKYDEIDAAPEEKARGITINTAHVEYETANRHYAHVDCPGHADYVKNMITGAAQMDGAILVCSAADGPMPQTREHILLARQVGVPYVLVFMNKCDMVDDAELLELVEMELRELLSKYDFPGDDTPIIHGSALKALEGDQSEIGEPSIFRLADALDTYIPDPERAIDQPFLMPVEDVFSISGRGTVVTGRVERGIVKVGEEIEIVGIRPTVKTICTGVEMFRKLLDQGQAGDNIGALLRGTKREDVERGQVLCKPGSVKPHTHFTSEVYILSKDEGGRHTPFFNGYRPQFYFRTTDVTGSIELPEGTEMVMPGDNIAMTIKLIAPIAMEEGLRFAIREGGRTVGAGVVAKIIE
- the rpsJ gene encoding 30S ribosomal protein S10, whose product is MQSQKIRIRLKAFDYRLIDQSAQEIVETAKRTGAVVRGPVPLPTRKQRFDILRSPHVNKASRDQLEIRTHLRLMDIVDPTDKTVDALMKLDLPAGVDVEIKLQ
- the rplC gene encoding 50S ribosomal protein L3, encoding MSLGLVGRKVGMTRIFAEDGASIPVTVLDVSNNRVTQVKTPEIDGYAAIQVAFGKRRASRVSKPLAGHLAKAGVEAGHVLKEFQIEADQLASFKAGDQVAVTIFAEGQKVDVTGTSIGKGFQGGIKRHNFSSNRASHGNSLSHNAPGSIGMAQDPGRVFPGKRMAGHLGDVQSTMQGLTIVRVDADRQLLLVKGAVPGAKGSDVVVRPAVKA
- the rplD gene encoding 50S ribosomal protein L4, which gives rise to MELKVINEQGQEAAKLQASDVLFGRDFNEALVHQIVVAYQANARSGDRQQKDRSEVRHTTTKPWRQKGTGRARAGSNGSPLWRGGGRIFPNSPEENFSQKVNKKMFRAGMAAILSELARQDRLVVIDDLSIDAPKTKLFTQKLKGMGLEGNLLVITDALNENLYLSSRNLPNVLVLEAQEADPVSLVRFAKVLVTKNAVAKFEEMWG